From Hemibagrus wyckioides isolate EC202008001 linkage group LG11, SWU_Hwy_1.0, whole genome shotgun sequence:
cacccacacacacactctcactcacactctctcacactcacccacacacacactctcacactcacccacacacacactctcacactcactcacacacacactctcactcacactctctcacactcacccacacactcacccacacacactcactcacacacacactctcacacactcactctcacactcacccacacacacactctcacacacacacacactctcacacacacactctcacactccacccacacacacactcacacacacacactcacacacacactctcactcactcacacactcactcacccacacacacactctcacactcactcacacacactctcacacacacactctcacactcacccacacacacactctcacacacacactcacacacacacactctcacactcacccacacacacacactcacacacacactcactcacacactctcacactcacacacacacactctcacactcacccacacacacactctcacacacactctctcacactcacccacacacacaccctcacactcactcacacacacactctcacacactcactctcacactcacccacacacacactctcacacacacactctcacactcactcacacacacactctcacacacacactctcactcacacactctcacacacacacactctcacactcactcacacacacactctcactcacacactctcacactcacccacacacacacacccacacacacactctcacacacactctctcacactcacccacacacacaccctcacactcactcacacacacactctcacacactcactctcacactcacccacacacacactctcacactcactcacacacacactctcacacacactctcacactcacccacacacacactctcacacacacactctcacactcacccacacacacactctcacacacacactctcactctcacactcacacacacactctcacactcacccacacacacactctcacactcactcacacacacactctcactcacacactctcacactcacacacacacacactctcacacacacacacacacactctcacactcactcacacacacactctcacacacacactctcacactcacccacacacacactctcacactcactcacacacacactctcacacacactctcacactcacccacacacacactctcacacacacactctcactcacacactctcacactcacacacacacacactcacactcacccacacacacactctcacactcacccacacacacactctcacactcactcacacacacactctcacactcacccacacacacactctcacacacacactctcacactcactcacacacacactctcacacacacactctcacactcacccacacacacactctcacactcactcacacacacactctcactcacacactctcacactcacacacacacacactctcacactcacacacacacactctcacactcactcacacacacactctcacacacacactctcacactcacccacacacacactctcacactcactcacacacacactctcacacacacactctcacactcacccacacacacactctcacacacacactctcactcacacactctcacactcacacacacacacactcacccacacacacactctcacactcacccacacacacactctcacactcactcacacacacactctcacactcactcacacacacactctcacacacacactctcacactcacccacacacacactctcacacacacactctcacactcactcacacacacactctcacactcacccacacacacacactcacactctcacccacacccacactctcacactcactcacacacacactctcacactcactcacacacacacactcacacacacactctcacactcactcacacacacactctcacacacacactctcactcacactctctctctcacacacacacacacactctctctctctcacacacactctctctctctctctctcactcactcactcactcactcacacatacacacacacacacagctcagagtgCTGCTTACATCACATCCAGCTACAAGAGAAACACACccgacgtgtgtgtgtgtgtgtgtgagaagtaaACTTTTCAGGACTGTGATACTCTGATTGATATGTTTAGTCCAGGACACAGTGTTTGGTGTTCAGACATCACTGGACTGGTTCTGTGGAAACTTCTCTgaatgtcacacacactaaatcttCCCTAAATGCtcagtatgtgtggtgtgtgtgtgtgtgtgtgtgtgtgtgtgtgtggacaggtTACAGAATTATGATGCCACGTGCCGACTCACTCAGGAGATCGCTGAGAACATCCAGGAGAGGAACCGACAGCAGAGAACCGGCGGGAACCCAGCTAAGGTCAGGAACTCTGATTAACGATCAGATTCATATCAGatcattgagtgtgtgtgtgtgtgtgtgtgtgtgtgtgtatacatgtatgctGAATTGTGTCTGTCCTCTGTGTTTAGCTGAACATGACCCTGCGAGCGTCTCTGCAGAAACTGAAGCAGAACATCACACAGCTTAGGGAGACACTCGCTCGAGCCTCATCCCAGCGTCGAATGtatccttacacacacacacacacacacacacacacacacacacacacacacaccttcaccactagagggcagtgtggtgtaataaatattaatgcacACGCGCAGTTCTACACgtgctgaaataataatataaagtctGGGTCTTACTCTGTTATTAACcagttatattttttaatttcatcaACACACAGCTATAAATCTCCACATGGCTGTGTTAGTGATGTTTCTCCTCACAGCTCCTCCTGCAGCTTTAATCACATCCCTGCTTCCAGGAGAACTTCAGGAGAGATGTGAGGAGAACCATCCCATGATGTGGGTCACCAGTGTCCATCCAGTCAGGACAGAGTGGTATCTCCAGAGTTGCTCAGTTCTCTCTCTGTAGGAACTCTTCATAAGGTCTCATGTAGAATCCTGTTTCTTTATCATTGAGTGTTCCAGGTGGAACCATTCAGGAGGATAAGGAACTTTTTtccaacattttttaaaatgtttttgaataTTGTACCATGAGCAACTGTTGtcttcaagggttctttaaTGGTTCCTTGGGTAATTCTAGAACCTAAAACACTTATATTATAGTTCTGATAATGTTGTAACCTGTAAATATAGAAAGCTCCGGCTGTCACACAGGCGCTCAGGTGTTTTGGGGGCGTGGCTGTAGAGAGAGCCCTGAAGAGGAGGGGGGGTTTGTGGGTTCTCGGTTCTCGGGGTTATTTTTCTGTAACGAGTGACCCCAGCATGCAGAGTGAAGCTGACCGGCGACAGAATTTGGTGGATGATTTGGTGACGAGAGAGAAGCAGCTGTTCAGCTCGTTTAGCCGAGACCCAAGCGCTCCGGAACCGTCACGGTAACGCCATCGTCTCAttacacaccacctcacactgTCACCTGCCTCTGCCTTcattacagctgtgtgtgtgtgtgtgtgtgtgtgtgtgtgtgtgtgttcctgcagttcAGCTTTGTTAACGGGAGGATTTGGGGTGGAGCCTGCACAGAATCCATGGCTGGTCAACGAATCAGAGGAGACGAGAGGACTGACGTTCAGAGAGATCAAAGAGCAGCAGCAACGTGTTATccagggtaacacacacacattcacacacacaaacatgcgtaaacactcaaacacagatacacacgcaaacatacacaaatgtgcacaaacacacacacaaacatacacaaacgtgcatgaacacacatacagacatgcacagacatgcataaacacataaatacacacacacaaacatgcataaacacacacaaacatacacaaacgtgcataaacatacacaaacgtgcataaacacacacacatacacacagacaaacatgcgtaaacactcatgaacacagatacaaacacacacacacaaacatacacaaacggccatgaacacacacacacagacatgcataaacactcacagatacacacacagacatgcataaacacatacacacacaaacacgcataaagacacacaaacaaacatacacacactcacagacatgcatgaacacactctctcttttattCACTTTCTTCTCTGTTTCATCAACAAACAGCAATTATTCATACAattttcgttctttctttctttctcactacTGCCTTCTTTACACCTGTATAAATGTCACACAGTGGAAACACtgtgtaatattaataataaatctgtgtgtgtgtgtagctcaggATGAAGGGCTGGACGTGTTAGCAGATGTGATCAGCAGACAGAAGAGAATGGGACAGGACATCGGAAATGAACTAGATGAACAcaacggtgagacacacacacacacacacacacacacacacactcacacacacacacagttccctCAGGTGCAGTAAGTGTGTGACAGGAAGTAATATTcctgatggagatgatgattcTTACAGGAATGaaagttcagagagagagagagagagagagtatggaGGGTGTGAGCTCAGTGCACTCAGGTGTGTAACGAGTGGAAACAGAACGAGGAAATTAGGAagaataaagttttaaaaataagaggtgtgtgtgtgtgctgagctgACGAGCCGTGTGTGACCTGTCTCGCCTCCACAGCCGGCTGGAGAAGTGTTTAGCCACAAACAGATTAGTGTCTGGATCAGAAGGAGCAGAGTGCAGTCTCTCCCTTTTTGGGTAAAGGGGTCTAGAACGAGAGGGCAGGGGTTGGGGGTGTAGGAGGGGAGGGGCTAGAGAATGGGTCAGGGGTCAAAGGTTGTTTGAAAATTACTTGGCACAAACAGACCGTGTCTTCCTGAGGGGGTTTGAATGTCGAagttcagcagtttgatcaagtCTTTCCAGATCAgggactgaaacacacacacacactctcacacacactcacaaatacacacacactcacaaacacacacacactcacactctcacacacactcacaaatacacacacactcacaaacactcacaaacacacacacacacactcacaaacactcacactctcacacacacaaacacacacacactcacaaacactcacaaacacacacacactcacaaacacactcacactctcacacacactcacaaatacacacacactcacaaacactcataaacacacacacactcacaaacacacacacactctcacacacactcacaaatacacacacactcacaaacactcacaaacacacacacactcacaaatacactcacactcacaaatacactcacactcacaaatacactcacaaacacacacacactcacaaatacactcacactcacaaacactcacaaacacacacacactcacaaatacactcacactcacaaatacactcacaaacactcacaaacactcacaaacacacacacactcacaaacactcacaaacacacacacactctcacacacactcacaaatacacacacactcacaaacactcacaaacacacacacactcacaaacactcacaaacacacacacactctcacacacactcacaaatacacacacactcacaaacactcacaaacacacacacactcacaaacactcacaaacacacacacactcacaaacactcacaaacacacacacactcacaaacacacacacactcacaaacacacacacactcacaaacactcacaaacacacatacactcacaaacactcacactctcacacacactcacaaatacacacacactcacaaacacacacacactcacaaacactcacaaacacacacacactcacacacactcacaaacacacaaacactcacaaacacacacacactcacaaacacacacacactcacaaacactcacaaacacacacacactcacaaacactcacactctcacacactcacaaatacacacacactcacaaatacacacacactcacaaacactcacaaacacacacacactcaaaaacactcacactctcacacacactcacaaacacacacacactcacaaacactcacaaacacacacacactcacaaacactcacactcacacacactcacaaacacacacacactcacaaacactcacaaatacacacacactcacaaacacacacactctcacacacactcacaaatacacacacactcacaaacactcacactctcacacacactcacaaatacacacatactcacaaacactcacactctcacacacactcacaaacacacacacactcacaaacactcacaaatacacacacactcacaaacacacacacactcacaaacactcacactctcacacacactcacaaatacacacacactcacaaacactcacactctcacacacactcacaaatacacacacactcacaaacactcacaaacacacacacacttacaaacactcacactctcacacacactcacaaacacacacacactcacaaacacactcacactctcacacacactcacaaatacacacacactcacaaacactcacactctcacacacactcacaaatacacacacactcacaaacacacacacactcacaaacactcacactctcacacacactcacaaatacacacacactcacaaacactcacaaacacacacacactcacaaacactcacaaacacacacacactcacaaacacactcacactctcacacacactcacaaatacacacacactcacaaacacacacacactcacaaacacactcacaaacacacacacactcacaaatacactcacactcacaaacactcacacactcacaaacactcacactctcacacacacactcacaaacactcacaaacacacacacactcacaaacactcacaaacacacacacactctcacacacactcacaaatacacacacactcacaaacacacacacactcacaaacacacacacactcacaaacactcacaaacacacacacactcacacacactcacaaatacacacacactcacaaacacactcacaaacacacacacactcacacacactcacactctcacacacacactcacacacactcacaaacacactcacaaacacactcacactcacaaacactcacacactcacaaacactcacacactcacacacactcacaaacacacacacactcacaaacactcacaaacacacacacactcacaaacactcacaaacacacacacactctcacacacactcacaaatacacacacactcacaaacacacacacactcacaaacacacacacactcacaaacacacacacactcacaaacactcacaaacacacacacactcacaaacactcacactctcacacacactcacaaatacacacacactcacaaacactcacaaacacacacacactcaaaaacactcacactctcacacacactcacaaatacacacacactcacaaacactcacaaacacacacacactcacaaacactcacactctcacacacactcacaaacacacacacactcacaaacacacacacactcacaaacactcacactctcacacacgctcacaaatacacacacactcacaaacactcacaaatacacacatactcacaaacactcacacactctcacacacactcacaaatacacacactcacaaacactcacaaacacacacacactcacaaacactcacactctcacacacactcacaaacacacacacactcacaaacacactcacactctcacacacactcacaaatacacacacactcacaaacactcacactctcacacacactcacaaatacacacacactcacaaacacacacacactcacaaacactcacaaacacacacacactcacaaacactcacactctcacacacactcacaaacacacacacactcacaaacacacacacactctcacacacactcacacacacacacacactcacaaacactcacactcacacacactcacaaatacacacacactcacaaacacacacacactcacaaacactcacaaacacacacacactcacaaacacaaacactcacactctcacacacactcacaaacacacacacactcacaaacactcacactctcacacacactcacaaacacacacacactcacaaacactcacactcacacacactcacaaacacacacactcacaaacactcacaaatacacacatactcacaaacactcacactctcacacacactcacaaatacacacacactcacaaacactcacaaacacacacacactcacaaacactcacactctcacacacactcacaaacacacacacactcacaaacacactcacactctcacacacactcacaaatacacacacactcacaaacactcacactctcacacactcacaaatacacacacactcacaaacacacacacactcacaaacactcactctcacacacactcacaaatacacacacactcacaaacactcacaaacacacacacactcacaaacacactcacactctcacacacactcacaaatacacacacactcacaaacactcacaaacacacacacactcacaaacacactcacaaacacacacacactcacaaatacactcacactcacaaacacacacacactcacaaacactcacaaacacacacacactcacaaacactcacaaacacacacacactctcacacacactcacaaatacacacacacactcacaaacacacacacactcacaaacacacacacactcacaaacactcacaaacacacacacactcacaaacactcacactctcacacacactcacaaatacacacacactcacaaacactcacaaacacacacacactcacaaacactcacactctcacacacactcacaaatacacacacactcacaaacactcacaaacacacacacactcacaaacactcacactctcacacacactcacaaacactcacaaacactcacaaacactcacaaacactcacaaacacacacacactcacaaacactcacaaacacacacacactcacaaacacactcacaaacacacacacactcacacacactcacactcacacacacactcacacacacactcacaaacacacacacactcacaaacacacacacactcacacacactcacactcacacacactcacaaatacacacacactcacaaacactcacaaacacacacacactcaaaaacactcacactctcacacacactcacaaatacacacacactcacaaacactcacaaacacacacacactcaaaaacactcacactctcacacacactcacaaacacacacacactcacaaacacacacacactcacaaacactcacactctcacacacactcacaaacacacacacactcacaaacactcacaaatacacacatactcacaaacactcacactctcacacacactcacaaatacacacacactcacaaacactcacaaacacacacacactcacaaacactcacactctcacacacactcacaaacacacacacactcacaaacacactcacactctcacacacactcacaaatacacacacactcacaaacactcacactctcacacacactcacaaatacacacacactcacaaatacacacacactcacaaacactcacaaacacacacacactcacaaacactcacactctcacacacactcacaaacacacacacactcacaaacacactcacactctcacacacactcacaaatacacacacactcacaaacactcacactctcacacacactcacaaatacacacacactcacaaacacacacacactcacaaacacacacacactcacaaacactcacactctcacacacactcacaaacacacacacactcacaaacacactcacactctcacacacactcacaaacacacacacactcacaaacactcacactctcacacacactcacaaacacacacacactcacaaacactcacaaatacacacatactcacaaacactcacactctcacacacactcacaaatacacacacactcacaaacactcacaaacacacacacactcacaaacactcacaaaccaaacacacacacactcacaaacactcacactctcacacacactcacaaatacacacacactcacaaacactcacactctcacacacactcacaaatacacacacactcacaaacacacacacactcacaaacactcactctcacacacactcacaaatacacacacactcacaaacactcacaaacacacacacactcacaaacacactcacactctcacacacactcacaaatacacacacactcacaaacactcacaaacacacacacactcacaaacacactcacaaacacacacacactcacaaatacactcacactcacaaacactcacacactcacaaacactcacacactcacacacactcacactctcacacacacactcacaaacactcacaaacacacacacactcacaaacactcacaaacacacacacactctcacacacactcacaaatacacacacactcacaaacactcacaaacacacacacactcacaaacactcacaaacacacacacactcacaaacactcacactctcacacacactcacaaacacacacacactcacaaacactcacaaatacacacatactcacaaacactcacactctcacacacactcacaaatacacacacactcaaacactcaaacacacacacactcacaaacactcacactctcacacacactcacaaacacacacacactcacaaacacactcacactctcacacacactcacaaatacacacacactcacactcacactctcacacacactcacaaatacacacacactcacaaacactcacactctcacacacactcacaaatacacacacactcacactcacaaacacacacacactcacaaacacactcacactctcacacacactcacaaatacacacacactcacaaacactcacaaacacacacacactcacaaacacactcacaaacacacacacacactcacaaatacactcacactcacaaacacacacacacacacaaacactcacactctcacacacactcacactctcacacacacactcacaaacactcacaaatacacacacactcacaaacacacacacactcacaaacacacacactcacaaacacactcacaaacacacacacactcacaaacactcacaaacacacacacactcacaaacacactcacactctcacacacactcacaaatacacacacactcacaaacactcacaaacacacacacactcacaaacacacacacactctcacacacactcacaaacacacacacacacacaaacactcacactctcacacacactcacaaacacacacacactcacaaacactcacaaacacacacacactcacaaacacactcacactctcacacacactcacaaatacacacacactcacaaacactcacacacacactcacaaa
This genomic window contains:
- the stx8 gene encoding syntaxin-8; this translates as MSQDLWLQNYDATCRLTQEIAENIQERNRQQRTGGNPAKLNMTLRASLQKLKQNITQLRETLARASSQRRIMQSEADRRQNLVDDLVTREKQLFSSFSRDPSAPEPSRSALLTGGFGVEPAQNPWLVNESEETRGLTFREIKEQQQRVIQAQDEGLDVLADVISRQKRMGQDIGNELDEHNEIIDDITQLVDTTDSRIRNETRRVQLVETKSASCGMLVVIVLLLIAIVVVAAWPT